In Oscillatoria acuminata PCC 6304, a single window of DNA contains:
- a CDS encoding saccharopine dehydrogenase family protein: protein MSQRVLIIGGRGRIGSSIAQDLITHTDAEITITGRDTTSGKSVEETLGDRLKFRALHLDDRAGLEQAIAASDLVVHSAGPFHHRDARVLQLCIDRGVNYTDVSDNRGFTRRALALQESAAQAGVTAVINTGIFPGISNSMVRQGVEQLQEADRIHLSYVVGGSGGAGVTVMRTTFLGLQNPFDVWIDGEWQQVQPYTAREIIEFPQPYGKVGVYWFDMPEAFTLPDSFPVKTAITKFGTSPDLYNHLTWMVANLWPAAALKNSAVVEFLSQVSYRMTGVTDKFSGTGVAVRSEVNGRNAEGEPATVCSAVVHHSAAVATGIGTGTIAELMLNGKLTKPGVWPVEQALSTSLFESIMTTRGIEIVHHWL from the coding sequence ATGAGTCAACGAGTTTTGATTATTGGCGGACGGGGACGGATCGGCAGCAGCATTGCCCAAGATTTGATTACCCATACCGATGCAGAAATTACGATAACAGGACGGGACACGACATCGGGAAAATCAGTGGAGGAGACCCTGGGCGATCGCCTGAAGTTTCGGGCGCTACATTTAGACGATCGCGCCGGACTAGAACAGGCGATCGCCGCCAGCGATTTGGTCGTTCATAGTGCCGGACCCTTCCATCACCGGGATGCCCGAGTCCTCCAACTCTGCATCGATCGCGGTGTCAACTATACCGATGTTAGCGATAATCGAGGATTCACCCGCCGGGCCCTGGCATTACAGGAATCCGCCGCTCAAGCGGGGGTAACCGCCGTGATTAATACTGGCATCTTTCCCGGAATTTCTAACAGCATGGTGCGCCAAGGGGTCGAACAACTTCAAGAGGCCGATCGCATTCATTTAAGCTATGTTGTGGGCGGGTCCGGAGGTGCAGGAGTCACCGTCATGCGAACCACCTTTTTAGGCTTACAAAACCCCTTTGATGTCTGGATTGATGGTGAATGGCAACAGGTTCAACCCTATACTGCTCGCGAAATCATCGAATTTCCCCAACCCTACGGAAAGGTCGGAGTTTACTGGTTTGATATGCCAGAAGCCTTTACCTTACCTGACTCCTTCCCCGTTAAAACAGCCATTACCAAATTCGGGACCTCCCCGGACCTTTACAACCATTTAACCTGGATGGTGGCTAATTTATGGCCCGCCGCCGCCCTGAAAAATTCCGCCGTAGTCGAGTTTTTATCTCAAGTCAGCTACCGGATGACAGGAGTCACGGACAAATTTAGCGGGACTGGGGTGGCGGTGCGATCGGAAGTCAACGGCAGGAATGCCGAGGGAGAACCCGCCACGGTTTGTAGTGCTGTGGTTCATCATAGCGCCGCTGTTGCCACGGGAATTGGCACCGGAACCATCGCCGAACTGATGCTCAATGGCAAGCTCACCAAACCGGGCGTATGGCCCGTAGAACAAGCCTTATCTACTTCATTGTTTGAATCAATTATGACAACTCGGGGAATCGAGATTGTTCATCATTGGTTGTAA
- a CDS encoding cation:proton antiporter, translating into MLISTIWILGMGFFAGQFARRLGAPPLIGMILVGVILGPEVGNRLEPGILAAADDLRTLAVMIILMKAGLGLDREKLAEQGTVALRLGILPAILEAGAIAIAAMFLFQFDLFTGLLLGCIIAAESPAVIVPGMLRLKRLGWGVKKGIPDAILTGSALSDVVLLLGFSLLLNFLQQGERSQEIILFGLALHPLILLPLQAIMQVILGTLAGYLAAQLLVSLLERQSWSKNPVQDVLIAAVVAAFAVIAAREFPYFSGYLAVMSMGFFLIELDAPLARRLRNGFNTLWIVAEIVLFVLMGASIQLQVLGEMLLPGLTILAVGLLIGRTIGWTLSTAGSNWNWQEKLFLLPGNSAKATVQAALGALPLAYGIEGGEIILAIAALSILVTAPLGAWAIPTFAPKLLQKGEVDPTKVTVDARTLFLAVVDSSPGAMAVLKQTAELARRSHGEAMVLYVVQEDNLAEIKAIQEMTQAVLADIRHQFITEKGAVVETILACSQAHPVTVIIVGNRHNSDEKGAAVGAVSQGVLAGSLVPVLVVKTQDIAVETAQN; encoded by the coding sequence ATGTTAATCAGTACAATTTGGATCCTCGGGATGGGCTTTTTTGCGGGTCAATTCGCCCGTCGCCTCGGTGCACCCCCGCTCATTGGCATGATTTTGGTCGGAGTCATCCTCGGTCCGGAAGTGGGAAATCGCCTAGAACCGGGAATTCTTGCCGCTGCGGATGATTTACGAACCCTGGCGGTGATGATTATCCTCATGAAAGCGGGACTCGGACTCGATCGCGAAAAGTTGGCGGAACAGGGAACCGTGGCCCTGCGATTAGGCATTTTACCCGCTATCCTGGAAGCTGGGGCGATCGCCATTGCCGCGATGTTTCTCTTCCAGTTTGACCTATTCACCGGATTGCTCCTCGGTTGCATTATTGCCGCCGAATCTCCCGCCGTGATTGTCCCGGGAATGTTGCGTCTCAAAAGGTTGGGTTGGGGGGTCAAAAAAGGCATTCCTGATGCCATTTTAACCGGGTCTGCCCTCTCCGATGTTGTCCTCTTACTCGGGTTTAGTTTACTCTTAAATTTCCTCCAACAAGGGGAAAGGTCTCAGGAAATTATCCTGTTCGGTCTGGCATTACATCCGCTGATTTTACTTCCCCTGCAAGCCATTATGCAGGTCATTTTAGGAACCCTGGCCGGTTATTTAGCCGCCCAATTATTAGTCTCCCTCCTGGAACGGCAAAGCTGGAGTAAAAATCCCGTCCAAGATGTCTTAATTGCCGCAGTTGTGGCCGCATTTGCCGTAATTGCTGCCCGCGAATTCCCTTACTTTTCTGGGTATTTAGCGGTGATGTCGATGGGATTCTTTTTAATCGAACTGGATGCACCCTTGGCCCGCCGACTCCGCAATGGATTTAATACCCTATGGATTGTGGCGGAAATTGTCTTATTTGTGTTAATGGGAGCGAGTATTCAGCTTCAAGTTTTGGGAGAGATGTTGTTACCGGGCTTGACTATTTTAGCGGTGGGTTTATTAATCGGACGCACCATTGGTTGGACACTTTCTACAGCAGGGAGTAATTGGAATTGGCAAGAAAAACTGTTTCTATTACCGGGAAATTCGGCGAAAGCAACAGTGCAGGCGGCCTTGGGTGCGTTACCGTTAGCTTATGGCATTGAAGGGGGTGAAATTATTTTAGCCATTGCTGCCTTGTCCATTTTAGTGACGGCTCCTTTGGGGGCTTGGGCAATTCCAACTTTTGCTCCAAAATTGCTACAAAAAGGAGAAGTAGACCCAACAAAAGTAACCGTTGATGCTCGGACTCTGTTTTTGGCAGTGGTGGATAGTTCCCCGGGAGCAATGGCCGTATTAAAACAAACGGCAGAGTTAGCTCGGCGTAGTCATGGAGAGGCGATGGTTTTATATGTCGTGCAGGAGGACAATTTAGCCGAAATTAAAGCGATTCAGGAGATGACTCAGGCAGTTTTAGCGGATATTCGCCATCAGTTTATAACAGAAAAAGGTGCAGTGGTGGAGACCATTTTGGCCTGTTCGCAAGCTCATCCCGTCACGGTAATTATTGTGGGAAACCGCCATAATTCAGACGAAAAAGGGGCGGCAGTGGGAGCGGTTTCTCAAGGGGTTTTAGCAGGGAGTCTCGTTCCTGTTTTGGTGGTAAAAACCCAGGATATAGCCGTGGAAACTGCTCAGAACTAG
- a CDS encoding choice-of-anchor W domain-containing protein, which yields MKHFTQFLLAPLVATVGLASFPAVAGAFGISFVNDDLDFNALNPNLAFVAEGRIGNNAPDVTHELNFHGINDPTATSGQADYVWTNGVSTVFKLMYDATTRNISYQVGDTILNSIANENLVSDIFIRVRATVSESSIAIANLVFNGTPISQSLAIAGTSNWSESMEYLRISGFTDSFSLEGTSLMSWGNTLPKNSNLAYQIKVGNAEAVPEPLSILGLGLGASGLAFMKKRRQRSA from the coding sequence ATGAAACATTTTACTCAATTCTTATTAGCCCCCCTTGTGGCAACTGTAGGACTCGCCAGCTTCCCTGCTGTTGCTGGGGCTTTTGGCATCAGCTTTGTGAATGATGATCTTGATTTTAACGCCCTTAACCCGAATTTAGCCTTTGTTGCTGAGGGGCGAATCGGTAACAATGCCCCGGACGTCACTCATGAATTAAATTTTCATGGGATTAATGACCCCACCGCCACTTCTGGTCAAGCGGATTATGTTTGGACCAATGGAGTTTCGACGGTGTTTAAGCTGATGTATGATGCGACGACTCGCAATATTAGCTATCAAGTCGGGGATACCATTTTAAACTCGATCGCCAATGAAAATTTGGTTTCCGACATTTTTATCCGCGTTAGAGCAACCGTGTCCGAAAGCAGCATTGCGATCGCCAATTTAGTCTTCAATGGCACTCCCATCTCCCAATCCCTGGCGATCGCCGGAACCAGCAATTGGAGTGAAAGCATGGAATACTTGCGAATCAGTGGTTTCACCGACAGTTTCAGCCTAGAAGGGACCTCCCTCATGTCCTGGGGAAATACTCTTCCCAAGAACTCCAATCTCGCCTATCAAATTAAGGTAGGAAATGCCGAAGCAGTTCCTGAACCCTTAAGTATTTTAGGACTGGGGTTGGGTGCGAGTGGACTCGCCTTCATGAAAAAGCGTCGCCAGCGTTCAGCCTAA
- the crtO gene encoding beta-carotene ketolase CrtO: MSQYDVIIIGAGHNGLVCAAYLLKAGKSVLLLEKRSVPGGAATTEESLPEEAPGFKFNLCAIDHEFIHLGPVVEELELKKYGLDYLYCDPVLFCPQPDGKYFLGHKSVDKTCGEIARYSERDAQKYGEFVHYWQRVLNAIAPIFNAPPKSIIDITGNYNFDKIKDLLSLLGTPDKILDFVRTMLSSPQDMLEEWFDTEVVKGPLARLAAEMSIPPSQKGMSVGAIMMAMRHNPGMARPRGGTGALTQALVNRVTSLGGEILCDRGVERILVDNGRAVGVRVDGGQEYRAKEGVISNIDAKRVFLDLVNPGDVDSSDPNLRERVDRRIVNNNESILKLDCALSEMPRFEAYNHQDEYLIGSVVIADSVHHVEEGHSFCQLGKIPDENPSLYVVVPTVLDPSMAPEGKHTLWVEFFAPYQIHGAEGTGQNGTGWTDELKNKVADRLIDKLSDYAPNIKNSIIARRVESPPELSARLGSYKGNHYHIDMTLDQMIFFRPLPEIANYKTPIDGLFLTGAGTHPGGSISGMPGRNCARVFLFQQQPMSQTLKDATNSVKSMANSVFNLSS; the protein is encoded by the coding sequence ATGTCCCAGTACGATGTAATTATCATTGGGGCCGGTCATAACGGCCTAGTTTGTGCGGCTTACCTTTTAAAAGCGGGTAAAAGTGTTTTACTATTAGAAAAACGCTCCGTTCCCGGGGGTGCCGCAACGACGGAAGAATCTTTACCGGAAGAAGCACCGGGGTTTAAATTTAACCTCTGTGCGATCGACCATGAATTTATCCATCTCGGGCCCGTGGTGGAAGAATTAGAACTGAAAAAATACGGATTAGATTATCTGTATTGCGATCCGGTCCTGTTTTGTCCTCAACCCGATGGGAAGTATTTCCTCGGACATAAATCCGTAGACAAAACCTGTGGTGAAATTGCCCGCTACAGTGAGCGTGACGCCCAGAAATATGGAGAATTTGTTCACTATTGGCAGCGAGTTTTGAATGCGATCGCCCCCATCTTCAACGCCCCGCCTAAATCGATTATCGATATCACCGGCAATTATAATTTTGATAAAATTAAAGACCTGTTATCCTTACTGGGAACCCCCGATAAAATCCTAGATTTTGTCCGAACCATGCTCAGTAGTCCTCAAGATATGTTAGAGGAATGGTTTGATACCGAAGTCGTCAAAGGACCCTTAGCTAGACTTGCCGCAGAAATGAGCATTCCACCCTCACAAAAAGGGATGTCTGTCGGTGCAATTATGATGGCAATGCGGCACAATCCTGGGATGGCAAGACCCCGAGGCGGAACCGGCGCACTCACCCAAGCGTTAGTGAATCGAGTCACCAGTCTGGGGGGTGAAATTTTGTGCGATCGGGGTGTTGAACGCATTTTAGTCGATAATGGTCGCGCCGTTGGTGTCCGCGTGGACGGAGGCCAAGAATACCGCGCCAAAGAAGGCGTGATTTCCAATATTGATGCCAAACGAGTCTTCTTAGATTTAGTCAATCCGGGAGATGTTGATTCCAGCGACCCCAACTTACGCGAACGGGTAGACCGCCGCATTGTTAACAACAATGAAAGCATCCTTAAACTGGATTGTGCCCTTTCAGAAATGCCCCGATTTGAAGCCTACAATCACCAAGATGAGTATTTAATTGGGTCGGTGGTAATCGCCGATTCTGTTCATCATGTGGAAGAAGGTCATAGTTTCTGCCAACTCGGCAAGATTCCTGATGAAAATCCCTCCCTGTATGTAGTAGTTCCGACAGTTCTTGACCCCTCAATGGCCCCGGAAGGAAAGCATACCCTCTGGGTGGAATTCTTCGCCCCCTATCAAATTCATGGCGCAGAAGGAACCGGACAAAATGGTACCGGATGGACCGACGAACTCAAAAACAAAGTGGCCGATCGCCTGATTGATAAACTGTCCGATTATGCGCCGAATATCAAAAATTCCATTATTGCGCGCCGGGTAGAAAGTCCACCGGAACTGAGCGCTCGCCTTGGGTCTTATAAGGGGAATCACTACCATATTGACATGACCTTAGACCAGATGATTTTCTTCCGTCCTCTCCCAGAAATTGCTAACTACAAAACCCCCATTGATGGGTTATTTTTAACCGGCGCTGGCACTCATCCAGGGGGTTCAATTTCCGGAATGCCTGGACGGAACTGTGCCCGGGTCTTTTTATTCCAACAGCAACCCATGAGCCAAACTTTAAAAGATGCGACCAATTCAGTCAAATCTATGGCGAATTCTGTGTTTAATTTGTCCAGTTAA
- the mgtE gene encoding magnesium transporter, protein MTEPQPIPSPLGTLSRREIPDLVRSQLEALLKQGDLQGAKAILIPVQPVDIAEAIEGMPEAMQAIAFRLLSKQEATEVYEHLDTSVQQVLLEDFKRQDVLDIIGNMSPDDRARLLDELPSKVVRRLRAQLSPTEWQSTALLMGYESGTAGRIMTPEYISVRENMSVSQTLERIRTLSPVAEIIYYLYVMDSERRLTGIVSLRDLVISSPEEQISEIMTRDVVFVHTDTDGEEVSRLIQRYDFLAIPVVDREQRLVGVITIDDAIDIMEQETTEDIYALGGLQSDGDNYFEMSLWTVARRRVVWLFVLLLTNTVTGSIINSQKDLLQQVVVLTAFIPLLTGTGGNVGAQSSTVVIRGMNTDEIRLLGPLKVIWREGIAGALLGTILGTLATIWAYFLLQVELWVAVCVGISLIAISILASVSGSALPFLFRAIKLDPALMSAPFITTAVDVLGVLIYFNIARLFLGL, encoded by the coding sequence GTGACTGAACCTCAACCGATACCCTCTCCCCTCGGGACCCTGTCGCGGAGAGAAATACCTGACTTAGTGCGATCGCAACTGGAGGCCCTTCTCAAACAGGGGGACCTCCAGGGGGCTAAAGCGATTTTAATCCCGGTTCAACCTGTGGATATCGCCGAAGCGATCGAAGGAATGCCTGAAGCGATGCAGGCGATCGCCTTTCGCTTGTTGTCCAAACAGGAAGCAACAGAAGTTTACGAACATCTCGATACCAGCGTCCAACAGGTGCTTTTAGAAGACTTCAAGCGCCAGGACGTTCTGGATATCATTGGCAATATGTCCCCGGACGATCGCGCCCGACTGCTGGATGAGTTGCCCTCGAAAGTGGTGCGCCGATTGCGTGCTCAACTGTCTCCCACAGAATGGCAGTCCACCGCCCTACTGATGGGCTATGAATCGGGAACTGCCGGGAGAATCATGACCCCGGAATATATTTCCGTCCGGGAAAATATGAGCGTCTCCCAAACCCTAGAACGGATTCGCACCCTGTCGCCAGTCGCGGAAATTATTTATTACCTCTACGTCATGGATAGCGAACGCCGGTTAACCGGAATCGTTTCCCTGCGGGACTTGGTGATTAGTTCCCCCGAGGAACAAATTAGTGAAATCATGACTCGGGATGTGGTGTTCGTCCATACGGATACCGACGGCGAGGAAGTCTCGCGCCTGATTCAGCGCTATGATTTCCTGGCGATCCCCGTGGTCGATCGCGAGCAACGCTTAGTTGGGGTCATCACCATCGATGATGCGATCGACATCATGGAACAGGAAACCACTGAGGATATTTATGCCTTGGGTGGACTTCAGTCCGATGGGGATAATTATTTTGAAATGAGTTTATGGACAGTGGCGCGACGGCGTGTCGTCTGGCTATTTGTCTTATTGCTCACCAATACCGTTACCGGATCAATTATTAACTCCCAAAAAGACCTATTGCAGCAAGTCGTCGTCCTCACCGCCTTTATCCCCCTGCTTACGGGTACTGGAGGGAATGTCGGTGCACAGTCTTCCACTGTGGTGATTCGCGGGATGAATACCGATGAAATTCGCTTACTCGGACCGCTCAAAGTAATCTGGCGAGAAGGAATTGCCGGTGCATTACTGGGAACAATTTTGGGAACCCTCGCCACCATCTGGGCTTATTTCCTGTTGCAAGTCGAGCTTTGGGTGGCGGTTTGTGTCGGGATCTCTCTGATCGCCATTTCAATTTTGGCATCAGTATCCGGTTCGGCCCTGCCGTTTTTATTCCGCGCCATCAAGTTAGATCCCGCCCTGATGTCAGCGCCGTTTATTACGACTGCTGTCGATGTTTTGGGGGTTCTCATTTACTTTAATATTGCAAGGCTATTTCTAGGATTGTAA
- the mgtE gene encoding magnesium transporter yields MTDHNTELPSVQPTTREALRQLVRSQLQALLEQNNLQGAKALLVPVQPADIAEAIEGLPQTMQAIAFRLLSKEEAIEVYEYLDSSVQYALIEEFKRQDVLDIVDKMSPDDRARLFDELPAKVVKRILEQLSPEERQTTSLLLGYPLDSAGRMMTPEYIAVKENMTIKNALDRIRNLANVSEIIYYLYVTDAFRHLIGTISLRDLVVSEPEQLLSEITRREPVFVSTETDREEAARLIQRYDFLALPVVDSEQRLVGIITVDDVMDVVEAETTEDIYALGGVESGGENYFQTNLFTVARKRVVWLFILLITNTATSAVIRAREDILEQVVALAAFIPLLIDTGGNVGAQSSTVVIRGLNLNAIREGKAWRIIGRETTAGALLGVMLSIVVTIWAYFLAGNLLVAISVGVSLLAITIIASFAGSALPFLFYRVGFDPALMSAPFITTAVDVLGVLIYLTVAQQLLGGAE; encoded by the coding sequence ATGACCGATCATAATACTGAATTGCCGTCCGTCCAGCCGACGACCCGAGAAGCATTACGCCAACTCGTGCGATCGCAATTGCAAGCCTTACTCGAACAAAATAACCTCCAAGGCGCTAAAGCCTTGCTCGTTCCAGTCCAACCCGCAGATATCGCCGAGGCGATTGAAGGATTACCGCAAACCATGCAAGCCATCGCCTTTCGTTTGTTATCCAAAGAAGAGGCGATCGAGGTTTATGAATATCTGGACTCTAGTGTTCAATATGCCTTAATTGAAGAATTTAAACGCCAGGATGTTCTGGATATTGTCGATAAAATGTCCCCAGATGACCGCGCCCGGTTATTTGATGAATTGCCAGCCAAAGTGGTCAAGCGTATCCTCGAACAACTCAGTCCCGAAGAACGTCAAACCACCTCTTTGCTGTTAGGCTATCCCCTGGATAGCGCCGGGAGAATGATGACCCCGGAATATATTGCGGTCAAAGAAAATATGACCATCAAAAATGCCCTAGACCGAATTAGGAACTTAGCCAATGTCAGTGAAATCATTTATTATCTTTATGTCACCGATGCCTTTCGTCATTTAATCGGCACGATTTCCCTGCGGGATTTAGTTGTCTCGGAACCGGAACAACTCTTATCAGAAATTACCCGGCGAGAACCCGTGTTTGTTTCCACGGAAACCGATCGCGAGGAAGCAGCGCGATTAATTCAGCGTTATGATTTTCTAGCCTTACCCGTGGTCGATAGCGAACAACGTCTCGTGGGCATTATCACCGTGGATGATGTCATGGATGTGGTGGAAGCGGAAACCACGGAAGATATTTACGCCCTCGGTGGGGTGGAAAGTGGGGGAGAAAACTATTTTCAAACTAACTTATTCACCGTGGCGCGCAAGCGGGTGGTTTGGTTGTTTATTTTATTAATTACCAATACCGCCACCTCAGCAGTGATTCGCGCTAGAGAAGATATTCTCGAACAAGTGGTGGCACTGGCGGCATTTATTCCCTTACTCATTGACACCGGGGGGAACGTGGGTGCACAGTCCTCAACGGTGGTGATTCGCGGGTTAAATCTTAATGCCATTCGGGAAGGAAAAGCCTGGAGAATTATTGGACGGGAGACGACTGCCGGGGCTTTATTAGGAGTAATGCTCTCCATTGTTGTCACCATTTGGGCTTATTTCCTGGCGGGAAATCTGCTGGTTGCTATTTCCGTGGGAGTGAGTTTGCTGGCGATTACCATCATTGCCTCCTTCGCCGGGTCCGCCCTACCGTTTTTATTCTATCGGGTGGGATTTGACCCGGCATTAATGTCAGCGCCCTTTATTACCACCGCTGTGGATGTCCTGGGGGTGTTAATTTATTTAACGGTGGCACAGCAGCTTTTGGGAGGTGCTGAGTGA
- a CDS encoding cation:proton antiporter translates to MLDIYILDMLALGLLLLSVTVFSGWIKRLPLSYALIYLAVGVLIGPYGLKLVLVRPDANFLERLTELVVIISLFSGGIKMNRPLKFWAWQTTARLIGFLMPISIVGIAIVGKLFLGLDWGAAILLGAILAPTDPVLASEVQLSHVEDKDELRFGLTSEGGLNDALAFPFVYFGLYALKDSNVNNWIYDWLLIDLIWAIAAGIGMGIVVASAIVWVEKQLHRVRPVDELMHDFIALSIILLAYSLTEVINGYGFVAVFVAGMTVRRSYSRDSERTESQLRLTERVEKLLEVGTILLLGSLLRIEPSLRFAGDTLIVAGFLLLIIRPLGTWISTIGSNFHTSKRLLMGWFGIRGVGSVYYLTYAMGKGLEGETGEKIAWIVFLTLVISVILHGISATPLMNWYESRLQKRRVILKGDRP, encoded by the coding sequence TTGTTAGATATTTACATTCTCGATATGCTGGCTCTCGGCTTATTACTGCTTTCAGTCACTGTGTTTTCCGGCTGGATTAAGCGATTGCCACTTTCTTATGCCCTGATTTATTTAGCCGTTGGTGTTTTGATTGGTCCTTATGGACTGAAATTAGTTTTGGTGCGCCCGGATGCGAATTTTCTGGAGCGATTGACGGAATTAGTTGTAATTATTTCGTTGTTTAGTGGCGGAATAAAAATGAATCGTCCGCTCAAGTTTTGGGCTTGGCAGACCACGGCGCGATTAATTGGATTTTTGATGCCAATTTCTATTGTAGGAATCGCCATAGTTGGGAAGCTATTTTTGGGCTTGGATTGGGGTGCGGCAATTTTACTCGGGGCCATTCTGGCCCCCACCGATCCAGTTTTGGCATCAGAAGTTCAACTGTCCCATGTTGAGGATAAGGATGAACTCCGCTTTGGCTTAACCTCTGAAGGAGGTTTAAATGATGCCTTGGCTTTTCCGTTTGTTTATTTTGGGTTATATGCGTTAAAAGATAGCAATGTCAACAACTGGATTTATGATTGGCTGCTGATTGATTTGATTTGGGCGATCGCTGCTGGTATCGGCATGGGAATTGTCGTTGCTTCGGCCATTGTTTGGGTTGAAAAACAATTACATCGCGTTCGTCCTGTGGATGAACTCATGCATGATTTTATTGCCTTGAGTATAATTTTATTGGCCTATTCCCTCACGGAAGTGATTAATGGATATGGGTTTGTCGCGGTATTTGTTGCCGGAATGACCGTCCGCAGAAGTTACAGCCGCGATTCGGAACGAACCGAGTCTCAACTGAGATTAACGGAACGGGTGGAAAAACTCCTAGAAGTAGGAACTATCTTGTTACTCGGTTCTCTGCTGCGAATAGAACCCAGTTTAAGGTTTGCCGGAGATACTTTAATCGTGGCGGGATTTTTGTTGTTGATTATTCGTCCCCTGGGGACTTGGATTAGTACCATTGGCTCAAATTTTCATACCTCAAAACGGTTATTGATGGGGTGGTTTGGGATTCGGGGCGTGGGTTCAGTCTATTATCTCACTTATGCGATGGGCAAAGGGTTAGAAGGAGAAACGGGGGAAAAAATCGCTTGGATTGTGTTTCTGACCCTAGTGATTTCGGTGATTTTGCATGGAATTAGTGCGACTCCGTTGATGAATTGGTATGAGTCGAGGTTGCAGAAAAGAAGGGTAATCCTAAAAGGCGATCGCCCCTGA
- a CDS encoding alpha/beta fold hydrolase, whose amino-acid sequence MSESPDFILYAQHGWADTHHKIATLAEALKTSNCRIITPNLGWLRTFYRIEPLIKTVETLVGETLATYPTTPMRIIGHSMGGLIWLEVLHRHPEWRSQIHSLVLLASPVGGADLARILDPFKWGLGMGRDLGINRRKIAESLAEIIPTLIIAGDTDNGSDRTISIESTKFDRAQFICLPGISHPALSNHPQLVQIIRDFWDNPVISPLPEADLTYAVIQHLRALSAMTAAHRRDFVRAKPYLTFNTGMKIRVWKNPVQVHHVFIENPLGICVFCGFVGWQHTQDLYRVLAQIAEEFQENLTESSVLSSV is encoded by the coding sequence ATGAGCGAATCACCGGACTTTATTCTGTATGCTCAACATGGATGGGCGGATACCCATCATAAAATTGCTACACTGGCTGAGGCTTTAAAGACATCGAACTGCCGGATTATTACCCCGAATTTGGGTTGGTTGCGGACCTTTTATCGGATTGAACCGTTAATTAAAACTGTGGAAACTTTGGTGGGAGAAACCCTCGCCACCTATCCCACCACTCCGATGCGAATTATCGGGCATTCGATGGGGGGATTGATTTGGTTAGAAGTGCTGCATCGGCATCCGGAATGGCGATCGCAAATTCATTCCTTAGTCTTGTTGGCTTCTCCCGTTGGTGGGGCGGATTTAGCCCGGATTTTAGATCCGTTTAAATGGGGACTGGGGATGGGTCGGGATTTGGGCATCAATCGGCGGAAAATTGCCGAATCTCTGGCGGAAATTATCCCCACTTTAATTATTGCCGGAGATACCGATAATGGCAGCGATCGCACGATTAGTATTGAATCCACTAAGTTTGACCGCGCTCAATTTATCTGTTTGCCCGGAATATCTCATCCCGCCCTCAGCAATCATCCCCAGTTAGTCCAAATTATTCGCGACTTTTGGGACAATCCGGTGATTTCTCCCCTGCCTGAAGCGGATTTAACTTATGCAGTGATTCAGCATTTGCGAGCCCTGAGTGCTATGACTGCCGCACATCGCCGGGATTTTGTGCGGGCTAAACCCTATCTAACGTTTAATACGGGGATGAAAATTAGAGTGTGGAAAAATCCCGTTCAAGTTCACCATGTTTTTATTGAAAACCCTTTAGGGATTTGTGTATTTTGCGGGTTTGTGGGATGGCAACATACCCAGGATTTATATCGGGTTCTTGCCCAGATTGCTGAAGAGTTTCAAGAGAATTTGACTGAATCTAGTGTTTTATCTTCAGTATAA